In a single window of the Streptomyces sp. CGMCC 4.7035 genome:
- a CDS encoding GNAT family N-acetyltransferase — protein MSRRPEDIEVRPITEPEIPEWSRALSTGFLRPPDLSDHDVADLATHVIPPRTLAAFDNARCVATFRSFPQELTAVGGTPVPADAITNVSVTATHRRRGLLTRMMTRDLAAAKERGDVVATLIAAEYPIYGRYGFGPATHLAEWTIDVPRTGFDRHRPVPDEDGRIDLVDGADVRTLGPELYERLRRTQPGAVTRSDRWWQVNTGAIRQDARPWTEPFYAVHRSPSGEVDGLAVYVCDDHWGDDKRPLNTATVKSLIATSPAAERALWRYLCSIDWVTTVKSGRRAPDDLLPHLLPDPRAARLTTYADWLWVRILDVARALEARTYERSGTLVLEVVDEAGLAGGRYRLEAGPDGARCAPTDEDPHLTLAVGELATLWLGDESAVRLAALGRVREQQEGAASVTDALLRTSRRPWCPDVF, from the coding sequence ATGAGCCGCCGCCCCGAGGACATCGAGGTCCGCCCGATCACCGAGCCCGAGATCCCGGAATGGAGCCGCGCCCTCAGCACCGGCTTCCTTCGTCCCCCGGACCTCTCGGACCACGACGTCGCCGACCTCGCCACGCACGTCATCCCGCCCCGCACCCTCGCGGCCTTCGACAACGCCCGCTGTGTGGCTACCTTCCGCTCCTTCCCCCAGGAGCTCACGGCCGTCGGCGGCACCCCCGTCCCGGCCGACGCCATCACCAACGTCTCCGTCACCGCCACCCACCGCCGCCGCGGCCTCCTGACCCGCATGATGACCCGGGACCTGGCCGCCGCGAAGGAGCGTGGCGACGTCGTCGCCACGCTCATCGCCGCCGAGTACCCCATTTACGGCCGTTACGGCTTCGGCCCCGCCACCCACCTGGCCGAGTGGACCATCGACGTCCCCCGCACCGGCTTCGACCGCCACCGCCCCGTCCCGGACGAGGATGGCCGCATCGACCTCGTCGACGGCGCCGACGTCCGCACACTCGGCCCCGAGCTGTACGAGCGCCTCCGCCGCACCCAGCCGGGCGCCGTCACCCGCAGCGACCGCTGGTGGCAGGTCAACACGGGGGCGATACGCCAGGACGCACGGCCCTGGACCGAGCCCTTCTACGCCGTCCACCGCTCGCCCTCCGGCGAGGTCGACGGCCTCGCCGTGTACGTGTGCGACGACCACTGGGGCGACGACAAGCGGCCCCTGAACACGGCGACCGTCAAGAGCCTGATCGCCACGAGCCCGGCCGCCGAACGCGCCCTGTGGCGCTACCTCTGCTCGATCGACTGGGTCACCACGGTGAAGTCGGGCCGCCGTGCCCCCGACGACCTGCTGCCGCATCTCCTGCCCGACCCGCGCGCGGCCCGACTCACCACGTACGCGGACTGGCTGTGGGTGCGGATCCTGGACGTCGCACGGGCCCTGGAGGCACGGACGTACGAAAGGTCCGGCACGCTCGTCCTGGAGGTGGTGGACGAGGCGGGACTGGCCGGCGGCCGCTACCGGCTGGAGGCCGGCCCGGACGGCGCGCGGTGCGCTCCGACCGACGAGGACCCCCACCTCACCCTCGCCGTGGGCGAGTTGGCGACCCTGTGGCTGGGGGACGAGTCCGCCGTCCGGCTCGCGGCGCTCGGGCGGGTGCGGGAACAGCAAGAGGGCGCCGCCTCCGTCACCGACGCCCTGCTGCGTACGTCCAGGCGGCCGTGGTGCCCGGACGTCTTCTGA
- a CDS encoding asparaginase: MSSSVQPAAPATPATHAEPVVSATPATPSPVPPVLAEVVRSGFVEGRHRGSLVVLAADGSVELALGDVTAPVFPRSSNKPMQAAGVLRAGLELTGERLAIAAASHSGEAFHRELVHTMLSEHGLAAERLQCPPDLPLDPVEAEAYLASGAVRERVTMNCSGKHTAMLAVCALRGWPLDSYLDPEHPLQQLIHSVVEEAAGEPVAAVGTDGCGAPLMAISLTGLARAFRSFVLAAPGTAERRVADAMRAHPEYVAGTRRPDTWLMREIPGALSKMGAEAVQAVALPDGRALAFKVDDGATRTLGPVLGRALTLMGVEAPVVERIRKAPLLGGGREVGEIRPVF, encoded by the coding sequence ATGTCCAGCTCTGTGCAGCCCGCCGCCCCCGCCACCCCAGCCACGCACGCCGAGCCCGTCGTGTCGGCCACGCCCGCCACCCCCTCTCCCGTGCCCCCGGTACTCGCCGAGGTGGTGCGGTCCGGGTTCGTCGAGGGGCGGCACCGGGGGAGTCTGGTGGTGCTGGCCGCGGACGGCTCCGTGGAGCTGGCGCTCGGGGACGTGACGGCGCCGGTCTTTCCGCGCTCGTCGAACAAGCCGATGCAGGCGGCCGGTGTGCTGCGGGCGGGTCTTGAGCTGACCGGGGAGCGGCTGGCGATCGCCGCCGCGAGCCACTCGGGCGAGGCGTTCCACCGCGAGCTGGTGCACACGATGCTGTCGGAACACGGCCTCGCGGCGGAGCGGCTCCAGTGCCCGCCGGACCTGCCGCTGGACCCGGTGGAGGCCGAGGCGTACCTGGCGTCGGGCGCCGTGCGCGAGCGGGTCACCATGAACTGCTCCGGCAAGCACACGGCCATGCTGGCGGTGTGCGCGCTGCGGGGCTGGCCGCTGGACTCGTACCTCGACCCCGAACACCCCCTCCAGCAGCTGATCCACTCCGTGGTGGAAGAGGCGGCCGGGGAGCCGGTGGCGGCGGTCGGCACGGACGGCTGCGGGGCCCCGCTGATGGCGATCAGCCTCACGGGCCTCGCCCGAGCCTTCCGCTCCTTTGTGCTGGCGGCACCCGGCACGGCGGAACGCCGGGTGGCCGACGCGATGCGCGCGCACCCCGAGTACGTGGCGGGCACGCGCCGCCCCGACACCTGGCTGATGCGCGAGATCCCCGGCGCCCTGTCGAAGATGGGCGCGGAGGCGGTCCAGGCGGTGGCCCTCCCCGACGGCCGGGCCCTGGCCTTCAAGGTGGACGACGGTGCGACGCGGACGCTGGGCCCGGTACTGGGCAGGGCGCTGACCCTGATGGGCGTCGAGGCCCCGGTGGTGGAACGGATCCGCAAGGCGCCGTTGCTGGGGGGCGGCCGTGAGGTGGGGGAGATACGGCCGGTGTTCTGA
- a CDS encoding RsiG family protein, whose protein sequence is MSTSSTGQPPGAVAPTRVASAGELRPPVQRTDSPLPADSPEPELSALRLPELRALRRDAQRDEADLSYVRRLIQGRIDILRAELARRGGRAAPEQVMERLPEILRDAPARQRSSARHVTVGTPHGEEYRRLAAEMLDEVELSDLKARTDDELGAGMGRLVRYERQVSRRRQQLQRTADGCSAEIARRYREGEAQVDDLLM, encoded by the coding sequence ATGAGCACATCGAGTACCGGGCAGCCGCCCGGGGCTGTGGCGCCCACCCGCGTGGCAAGCGCGGGGGAGCTCCGGCCGCCCGTGCAGCGCACGGACAGCCCCCTGCCCGCGGATTCGCCCGAACCCGAACTGTCCGCACTGCGGCTGCCCGAACTGCGCGCGTTGCGCCGGGACGCCCAGCGGGACGAGGCCGACCTCAGCTATGTACGGCGGCTGATCCAGGGCCGCATCGACATCCTGCGGGCCGAGCTGGCCCGGCGCGGGGGACGGGCGGCGCCCGAGCAGGTCATGGAGCGGCTGCCGGAGATCCTCAGGGACGCCCCCGCCCGGCAGCGCTCCTCGGCCCGCCATGTGACAGTCGGCACACCGCACGGCGAGGAGTACCGGCGGCTGGCGGCCGAGATGCTCGACGAGGTCGAGCTGTCGGACCTCAAGGCGCGTACGGACGACGAGTTGGGCGCGGGTATGGGCCGGCTCGTACGGTACGAACGGCAGGTCTCGCGGCGGCGGCAGCAGCTGCAACGCACGGCGGACGGGTGCAGTGCCGAAATCGCACGCAGGTACCGTGAAGGGGAAGCACAAGTAGACGACCTGCTCATGTGA
- the dtd gene encoding D-aminoacyl-tRNA deacylase, translating into MRAVVQRVDGASVVVDGETVGEISGEGLCVLVGVTHEDTKEKAAQLARKLWSIRMLQDEKSCSDIDAPLLVISQFTLYGDARKGRRPTWNAAAPGDVAEPLVDEVVAQLRSLGATVATGRFGAQMRVSLTNDGPFTVLLEI; encoded by the coding sequence ATGCGTGCGGTGGTGCAGAGGGTGGACGGCGCGAGTGTCGTCGTGGACGGCGAGACGGTCGGCGAGATCAGCGGCGAGGGGCTGTGTGTGCTCGTCGGGGTCACGCACGAGGACACCAAGGAGAAGGCGGCGCAGCTGGCCCGCAAGCTGTGGTCGATCCGGATGCTGCAGGACGAGAAGTCGTGCAGCGACATCGACGCCCCGCTGCTCGTGATCAGCCAGTTCACGCTCTACGGAGACGCCCGCAAGGGCCGCCGCCCCACCTGGAACGCGGCCGCCCCGGGCGATGTCGCCGAGCCCCTGGTCGACGAGGTGGTCGCCCAGCTGCGTTCGCTGGGCGCGACGGTGGCGACGGGCCGGTTCGGCGCGCAGATGCGCGTGTCCCTGACGAACGACGGCCCGTTCACCGTGCTTCTGGAGATCTAG
- the ygfZ gene encoding CAF17-like 4Fe-4S cluster assembly/insertion protein YgfZ — protein sequence MKSPLLSLPGAVPGEGVDEGVAAHYGDLFREQRALADGTGFVDLSHRGVLTVTGEDRLSWLHLLLTQHVSDLPPHQATEALILSAHGHIEHALYLVDDGETVWAHVEPGTRDALIAYLESMKFFYRVEVADRTDDFAVVYLPAGSIAEVPEGVLARETPYGRDLFLPRTDLESYAEKNGPPAGLLAYEALRVEQYRPRLGFETDHRTIPHELGWIGTAVHLQKGCYRGQETVARVQNLGKPPRRLVFLHLDGSEVHLPPHGTELRLADEGPEGRKIGFVTTSVRHHELGPIALALVKRNVPTDARLIAGDTAAAQEVVVEP from the coding sequence ATGAAGAGTCCCCTGCTGTCCCTGCCCGGCGCCGTCCCCGGCGAGGGTGTGGACGAAGGCGTCGCCGCCCACTACGGCGACCTGTTCCGCGAGCAGCGTGCCCTCGCCGACGGCACCGGTTTCGTGGACCTCTCGCACCGCGGTGTCCTCACCGTCACCGGAGAGGACCGGCTGAGCTGGCTGCACCTGCTGCTCACCCAGCACGTCAGCGATCTGCCCCCGCACCAGGCCACCGAGGCGCTCATCCTCTCCGCGCACGGCCACATCGAGCACGCGTTGTACCTGGTCGACGACGGCGAGACGGTCTGGGCCCATGTCGAGCCCGGCACCCGGGACGCGCTGATCGCGTACCTGGAGTCGATGAAGTTCTTCTACCGCGTGGAAGTCGCCGACCGGACGGACGACTTCGCGGTGGTGTACCTGCCGGCCGGCTCGATCGCGGAGGTCCCCGAGGGCGTCCTGGCCCGCGAGACGCCGTACGGCCGCGACCTCTTCCTCCCGCGTACGGACCTGGAGTCGTACGCGGAGAAGAACGGCCCCCCGGCCGGTCTGCTGGCCTACGAGGCGCTGCGCGTCGAGCAGTACCGCCCCCGCCTCGGCTTCGAGACCGACCACCGCACCATCCCGCACGAACTGGGCTGGATCGGCACGGCCGTGCACCTTCAGAAGGGTTGCTACCGCGGCCAGGAGACGGTCGCCCGCGTCCAGAACCTGGGCAAGCCGCCGCGCCGTCTGGTCTTCCTCCACCTCGACGGCAGCGAGGTGCACCTGCCGCCGCACGGCACGGAGCTGCGCCTCGCGGACGAGGGTCCGGAGGGCCGCAAAATCGGCTTCGTGACGACGTCGGTACGCCACCACGAGCTGGGCCCGATCGCCCTCGCCCTGGTCAAGCGGAACGTCCCGACCGACGCGCGGCTGATCGCAGGGGACACGGCCGCCGCCCAGGAAGTCGTCGTGGAGCCATAG
- a CDS encoding Fur family transcriptional regulator, with translation MVSTDWKSDLRQRGYRLTPQRQLVLEAVDTLEHATPDDILGEVRKTASGVNISTVYRTLELLEELGLVSHAHLGHGAPTYHLADRHHHIHLVCRDCTNVIEADLDVAAEFTAKLRETFGFETDMKHFAIFGRCKDCSLKSSTTAS, from the coding sequence GTGGTGAGCACCGACTGGAAGAGTGATCTGCGGCAGCGCGGCTACCGGCTGACCCCGCAGCGGCAACTCGTGCTCGAAGCTGTGGACACCCTTGAGCATGCGACCCCCGACGACATCCTCGGCGAGGTGAGGAAGACGGCGTCGGGGGTCAACATTTCCACCGTCTACCGCACGCTCGAACTGCTCGAGGAGCTCGGACTCGTCTCGCACGCCCACCTCGGGCACGGCGCGCCGACGTACCACCTCGCGGACCGGCACCATCACATCCATCTGGTCTGCCGTGACTGCACGAACGTCATCGAGGCCGATCTGGACGTGGCCGCCGAATTCACCGCCAAGCTCCGCGAGACCTTCGGGTTCGAGACGGACATGAAGCACTTCGCGATCTTCGGCCGGTGCAAGGACTGCTCTCTCAAGAGTTCAACTACCGCGTCGTAG
- a CDS encoding heme-binding beta-barrel domain-containing protein, which translates to MIEIPSDLHKDLVPLAFLLGNWTGAGVHDFPGSEKCNFGQEVSFTHDGRDFLEYRSHTWVLDGEGNKVRPLESESGFWRIDADRKVEVTMVRNDGVVEVWYGELAEKKPQIDIATDAVARTAASGPYSGGKRLYGYVNSDLMWVGEKQTPEVELRPYMSAHLKKVVTPEDVERWAKALPDDLPDDGIAFFK; encoded by the coding sequence ATGATCGAGATCCCGTCCGACCTCCACAAGGACCTCGTCCCCCTGGCCTTCCTGCTCGGCAACTGGACCGGCGCGGGTGTCCATGACTTCCCCGGTTCCGAGAAGTGCAACTTCGGGCAGGAGGTCTCCTTCACCCACGACGGCCGGGACTTCCTTGAGTACCGCTCCCACACCTGGGTGCTGGACGGCGAGGGCAACAAGGTCAGGCCGCTGGAGTCCGAGTCCGGCTTCTGGCGCATCGACGCGGACCGCAAGGTCGAGGTGACCATGGTCCGCAACGACGGTGTCGTCGAGGTCTGGTACGGCGAGCTGGCCGAGAAGAAGCCGCAGATCGACATCGCCACGGACGCCGTCGCCCGGACGGCGGCCTCGGGCCCGTACAGCGGCGGCAAGCGGCTGTACGGCTACGTCAACAGCGACCTCATGTGGGTCGGCGAGAAGCAGACCCCCGAGGTCGAGCTGCGCCCCTACATGTCGGCGCACCTGAAGAAGGTCGTCACCCCGGAGGACGTCGAGCGCTGGGCGAAGGCCCTCCCGGACGACCTGCCGGACGACGGCATCGCGTTCTTCAAGTAG
- a CDS encoding DsrE family protein yields the protein MAKKLVIKVTAGADAPERCSQAFTVAAVAVASGVDVSLWLTGESSWFALPGRAAEFELPHAAPLPDLIDSVLAAGRITLCTQCAARREITEKDVIEGVRIAGAQVFVQESLADDTQALVY from the coding sequence ATGGCGAAGAAGCTCGTGATCAAGGTGACGGCGGGGGCGGACGCCCCCGAGCGCTGCTCGCAGGCGTTCACGGTCGCGGCGGTGGCCGTGGCGAGCGGGGTCGACGTCTCGCTCTGGCTGACCGGGGAGTCCTCGTGGTTCGCGCTGCCGGGCCGGGCCGCCGAGTTCGAGCTGCCGCACGCCGCGCCGCTGCCCGATCTGATCGACTCGGTCCTGGCGGCCGGCCGTATCACCCTGTGCACGCAGTGCGCGGCCCGCCGCGAGATCACGGAGAAGGACGTCATCGAGGGCGTACGGATCGCCGGCGCACAGGTGTTCGTACAGGAGTCGCTGGCGGACGACACCCAAGCACTCGTCTACTGA
- a CDS encoding DUF3099 domain-containing protein: protein MYARRRHIYFAMMATCIGLFVLAWGVVRIWSVPVAVGMCLVAMVIPPLAAMVANRRGPEDRWWDDPSGDPQSDEWWDELDGKKRR, encoded by the coding sequence ATGTACGCGCGACGGCGGCACATCTACTTCGCCATGATGGCGACCTGTATCGGGTTGTTCGTCCTGGCCTGGGGAGTCGTGCGGATCTGGTCGGTTCCCGTGGCCGTGGGGATGTGTCTGGTCGCGATGGTCATCCCGCCGCTGGCCGCGATGGTGGCGAACCGGCGCGGCCCCGAGGACCGCTGGTGGGACGACCCGTCCGGGGACCCGCAGTCCGACGAGTGGTGGGACGAGCTGGACGGGAAGAAGCGGCGGTAG
- a CDS encoding DUF1416 domain-containing protein: MCGAKAGGPDASTIKPGETTIQGQVTRNGEPVVGYVRLLDSTGEFTAEVPTSATGQFRFYAAEGTWTVRALVPGGTADRTVVAQTGGLAEVAIAV, from the coding sequence ATGTGTGGAGCGAAGGCCGGCGGCCCCGACGCCTCGACGATCAAGCCCGGTGAGACCACCATCCAGGGCCAGGTGACCCGCAACGGCGAGCCCGTGGTCGGGTACGTGCGCCTGCTGGACTCGACCGGCGAGTTCACCGCCGAGGTCCCGACCTCGGCGACCGGACAGTTCCGCTTCTACGCGGCCGAGGGCACCTGGACCGTACGCGCCCTGGTGCCGGGCGGCACCGCGGACCGTACGGTCGTCGCGCAGACGGGCGGCCTCGCGGAGGTCGCGATCGCCGTCTGA
- a CDS encoding sulfurtransferase has translation MSRSDVLVDADWVQEHLDDPNIAIVEVDEDTSAYEKNHIKNAIRIDWTKDLQDPVRRDFIDQEGFEKLLSAKGIANDTLVILYGGNNNWFASYAYWYFKLYGHENVKLLDGGRKKWELDARELVDGTEVPERAATDYKAKPQDASIRAFRDDVVAAIGSYNLVDVRSPDEFSGKLLAPAHLPQEQSQRPGHVPTARNIPWSKNANDDGTFKSDEELKELYAEENIDLAKDTIAYCRIGERSALTWFVLHELLEVPNVKNYDGSWTEYGSLVGVPIELGAAK, from the coding sequence ATGAGCCGCAGCGACGTCCTGGTTGACGCCGACTGGGTCCAGGAACACCTGGACGACCCGAACATCGCGATCGTCGAGGTCGACGAGGACACGTCGGCGTACGAAAAGAACCACATCAAGAACGCCATCCGGATCGACTGGACCAAGGACCTCCAGGACCCGGTCCGCCGTGACTTCATCGACCAGGAGGGCTTCGAGAAGCTCCTGTCGGCGAAGGGCATCGCCAACGACACGCTGGTGATCCTCTACGGCGGCAACAACAACTGGTTCGCCTCGTACGCCTACTGGTACTTCAAGCTCTACGGGCACGAGAACGTCAAGCTGCTCGACGGTGGCCGCAAGAAGTGGGAGCTGGACGCCCGCGAGCTGGTCGACGGCACCGAGGTGCCGGAGCGCGCAGCGACCGACTACAAGGCCAAGCCGCAGGACGCCTCGATCCGTGCCTTCCGTGACGACGTGGTCGCCGCGATCGGCTCGTACAACCTGGTGGACGTCCGCTCGCCCGACGAGTTCTCCGGCAAGCTGCTGGCTCCGGCGCACCTGCCGCAGGAGCAGTCGCAGCGTCCGGGTCACGTCCCGACCGCCCGCAACATCCCGTGGTCGAAGAACGCCAACGACGACGGCACCTTCAAGTCGGACGAGGAGCTCAAGGAGCTCTACGCCGAGGAGAACATCGACCTGGCCAAGGACACCATCGCGTACTGCCGCATCGGTGAGCGCTCCGCGTTGACCTGGTTCGTCCTGCACGAGCTGCTCGAGGTCCCGAACGTCAAGAACTACGACGGCTCCTGGACCGAGTACGGCTCCCTCGTCGGCGTCCCGATCGAGCTCGGCGCCGCCAAGTAA
- a CDS encoding putative leader peptide: MRRQADLTKRRAVDLCRVAAMLCRTF; the protein is encoded by the coding sequence ATGAGGCGACAGGCGGATCTCACGAAGCGGCGGGCAGTAGACCTGTGCCGCGTCGCCGCCATGCTCTGTCGCACCTTCTGA
- a CDS encoding MoaD/ThiS family protein: protein MAKGTVRYWAAAKAAAGVAEEPYEATTLAEALDAVRDRHPGELVRVLLRCSFLVDGDPVGTRAHETVRLAEGGTVEVLPPFAGG, encoded by the coding sequence ATGGCAAAGGGCACGGTGCGCTACTGGGCCGCCGCCAAGGCCGCGGCCGGGGTCGCCGAGGAGCCGTACGAAGCGACCACGCTCGCGGAGGCACTCGACGCGGTCCGCGATCGACACCCCGGCGAACTGGTCCGCGTCCTGCTGCGATGCTCCTTCCTCGTCGACGGTGACCCCGTCGGGACCCGCGCGCATGAGACGGTACGACTGGCCGAGGGCGGCACGGTCGAGGTGCTCCCGCCGTTCGCAGGAGGATGA
- a CDS encoding alpha/beta hydrolase translates to MSTGSAGQKARSTIRPHSETARHGPLRTFLHTVDGVTIDAAYDPGSVVYDTGRPPSGHLDDLAIVVAHGFTGDLERPHVRRVAGVLARYGAVVTFSFRGHGASGGRSTVGDREVHDLAAAVAWARELGHTRVATVGFSMGGSVVLRHAAQDHEGAHTDAVVSVSAPARWYYRGTAPMRRVHWLVTRPEGRLVGRYGLRVRIHDRDWDPVPVSPVESVPLIAPTPLLIVHGDRDGYFPLDHPRMLADAAPGHAELWLESGMGHAEHASDDGLLGRIGAWVASRARH, encoded by the coding sequence ATGAGCACCGGTTCGGCAGGTCAAAAGGCACGATCCACGATTCGTCCGCACTCTGAGACGGCGCGTCACGGACCTTTGCGGACGTTTCTGCACACCGTCGACGGGGTGACCATCGACGCTGCATACGATCCGGGATCCGTCGTATACGACACCGGACGTCCACCTTCCGGTCACCTGGACGATCTGGCGATCGTCGTTGCGCACGGCTTCACGGGTGATCTGGAGCGGCCTCATGTACGCCGGGTGGCGGGCGTCCTCGCGCGGTACGGGGCGGTGGTCACCTTCTCCTTCCGCGGGCACGGGGCGTCGGGCGGGCGCTCCACGGTCGGTGACCGCGAGGTGCACGACCTGGCGGCCGCGGTGGCGTGGGCACGCGAGCTGGGGCACACGAGGGTGGCCACCGTCGGCTTCTCGATGGGCGGCTCGGTGGTGCTGCGGCACGCGGCGCAGGACCACGAGGGCGCGCACACGGACGCGGTGGTGTCCGTCAGCGCTCCGGCCCGCTGGTACTACCGGGGCACCGCCCCCATGCGGCGGGTGCACTGGCTGGTGACCCGCCCGGAGGGACGTCTGGTGGGCCGCTACGGCCTGCGCGTCCGTATCCACGACCGTGACTGGGATCCGGTCCCCGTCTCGCCCGTGGAGTCCGTCCCCCTGATCGCGCCGACCCCGCTGCTGATCGTGCACGGCGACCGCGACGGCTACTTCCCCCTCGACCACCCCCGGATGCTCGCCGACGCCGCCCCGGGCCACGCGGAACTCTGGTTGGAATCCGGCATGGGCCACGCCGAGCACGCCAGTGACGACGGGCTGCTGGGGCGGATCGGGGCGTGGGTGGCCTCGCGCGCGAGGCACTAG
- a CDS encoding winged helix-turn-helix transcriptional regulator: protein MSSLLLLTNALQPSTEVLPALGLLLHNVRVAPAEGPALVDTPGADVILIDGRRDLPQVRSLCQLLRSTGPGCPLVLVVTEGGLAAVTADWGIDDVLLDTAGPAEVEARLRLAMGRQQIVNDDSPMEIRNGDLSVDEATYSAKLKGRVLDLTFKEFELLKYLAQHPGRVFTRAQLLQEVWGYDYFGGTRTVDVHVRRLRAKLGPEHESLIGTVRNVGYRFVTPEKVERAADEAKAKAAQPKPEDADETAAVSAAEV, encoded by the coding sequence ATGAGTTCTCTGCTGCTCCTGACCAATGCCCTCCAGCCGTCGACGGAGGTGCTTCCGGCCCTCGGCCTGCTGCTGCACAACGTGCGCGTGGCTCCGGCGGAAGGACCGGCCCTCGTCGACACCCCGGGTGCCGACGTCATCCTGATCGACGGTCGCCGTGACCTCCCGCAGGTGCGCAGCCTCTGCCAGCTGCTGCGCTCCACCGGCCCCGGCTGTCCGCTCGTCCTCGTCGTCACCGAGGGCGGCCTCGCGGCCGTCACCGCCGACTGGGGCATCGACGACGTCCTGCTGGACACCGCGGGTCCCGCCGAGGTGGAGGCCCGCCTCCGCCTGGCCATGGGGCGCCAGCAGATCGTCAACGACGACTCCCCGATGGAGATCCGCAACGGCGATCTGTCGGTGGACGAGGCGACGTACTCGGCCAAGCTCAAGGGCCGCGTCCTCGACCTCACCTTCAAGGAGTTCGAGCTCCTGAAGTACCTCGCGCAGCACCCGGGCCGCGTCTTCACCCGCGCCCAGCTGCTCCAGGAGGTCTGGGGCTACGACTACTTCGGCGGTACGCGCACGGTCGACGTCCACGTACGACGACTGCGCGCCAAGCTCGGCCCCGAGCACGAGTCGCTGATCGGCACCGTCCGCAACGTCGGCTACCGCTTCGTCACCCCGGAGAAGGTGGAGCGCGCGGCGGACGAGGCGAAGGCCAAGGCCGCCCAGCCAAAGCCGGAGGATGCGGACGAGACGGCGGCCGTGTCCGCGGCCGAGGTGTGA
- a CDS encoding LacI family DNA-binding transcriptional regulator — protein MAKVTRDDVARLAGTSTAVVSYVINNGPRPVAPATRERVLAAIKELGYRPDRVAQAMASRRTDLIGMIVPDARQPFFGEMTHAVEQAAAERGKMVLVGNTDYVAEREVHYLRAFLGMRVSGLILVSHALNDHAAAEIEAWDARVVLLHERPEAIDDVAVVTDDIGGAQLAVRHLLEHGYEYVACMGGTSETPAVGDPVSDHVEGWRRAMQEAGISTEGRLFEAPYNRYDAYKVGLELLSGPNRPPAIFCSTDDQAIGVLRAARELRLDVPGELAVAGFDDVKEAALTDPPLTTIASDRSGMARAAVDLVLDDGLRVAGSRRERLKLFPSRLVVRRSCGCE, from the coding sequence GTGGCCAAGGTGACTCGGGATGATGTGGCGCGGCTGGCGGGTACTTCCACCGCCGTCGTCAGCTATGTCATCAACAACGGACCCCGGCCGGTCGCCCCGGCCACGCGCGAGCGCGTCCTCGCCGCGATCAAGGAACTGGGGTACCGGCCCGACCGGGTCGCCCAGGCCATGGCGTCGCGGCGTACGGACCTCATAGGCATGATCGTCCCGGACGCGCGCCAGCCCTTCTTCGGGGAGATGACGCACGCCGTCGAGCAGGCCGCCGCCGAGCGCGGGAAGATGGTGCTCGTCGGCAACACCGACTACGTCGCCGAGCGCGAGGTCCACTATCTGCGGGCCTTCCTCGGCATGCGCGTCTCCGGGCTGATCCTGGTCAGCCACGCGCTCAACGACCACGCCGCCGCCGAGATCGAGGCGTGGGACGCCCGGGTGGTGCTGCTGCACGAGCGGCCCGAGGCGATCGACGACGTCGCGGTCGTCACGGACGACATCGGCGGCGCCCAGCTCGCCGTCCGCCACCTCCTGGAGCACGGCTACGAGTACGTCGCCTGTATGGGCGGCACCTCGGAGACCCCGGCGGTCGGCGACCCGGTCTCCGACCACGTCGAGGGCTGGCGGCGCGCGATGCAGGAGGCCGGGATCTCCACGGAGGGCCGGCTCTTCGAGGCTCCGTACAACCGCTACGACGCGTACAAGGTGGGCCTGGAGCTGCTGTCCGGGCCGAACCGCCCGCCGGCCATCTTCTGCTCCACCGACGACCAGGCGATCGGCGTGCTGCGCGCGGCGCGCGAGCTGCGCCTCGATGTGCCGGGCGAGCTGGCCGTGGCGGGCTTCGACGACGTCAAGGAGGCGGCGCTCACCGATCCGCCGCTGACGACCATCGCCTCGGACCGGTCGGGGATGGCCCGGGCGGCCGTCGACCTGGTGCTGGACGACGGGCTGCGGGTCGCCGGTTCCCGGCGTGAACGGCTCAAGCTCTTTCCGTCCCGGTTGGTGGTGCGGCGGTCCTGCGGGTGCGAGTAG